AATTCCATATATTAATCTCAATTTATACCAATGTATCTAAGATAAGCGACTGCCCTTAAATGTGCCAAGTTTTGGCCGTGAAGAAAGCCTTACCTGTTAGAACTGTTGGCCCAAtcatgcagtccttactcaggcaaaagttTCATTAACTTAAGTTGGAGTTTTGCCTGAACAAGATCTACAGGACTGGCCCCTCCAAGCACCTAAAACAGATTTTTCAAatggaaatacacctctacctcaatataacgctgtcctcgggagccaaaaaatcttaccgtgttataggtgaaactgcgttatattgaacttgatttgacccgccggagcgcacagccctgcccaccccggagtgctgctttaccgtgttatatccgaattcgtgttatatcgggtggcgttataacggAGTAGAGGTGTCTTTCTGGATGCATCATTAACACAGTTCTAAATATGTAGATGAATATCTCAGTACAGATCTTAAATGCAGAAGGTACATATAacattttgttcttttctttgaACCACCAGCAAAAAAATGCCTTCAATTAATATCTGAGTGAAGAAACTGTgtgattttcaaatatttataaaaGGTCATTTGTTCTGAATGTTTCACTCATGATATATGGCCTAATCTTGCTCCCACAacagtcaatagaaagacttagCTTCAATGGCAGCTGGATTAGGTTCTTACAcatgtggaagtagagcaagagtcagactagctgtaaccctaataacgtgagatttggggaagcgaggattgtgtgaggcgagtgggaaagaactatgtgagaagttgttgcgaccttgtgtcgataatgAGGAATGCAGACTggcgtctaaatagaagtgagaaaaataagatatcaagatggcctacgtataaacaaaatgcagctgttgcttattattgtctgtaacaaaaagtataaatgctgctggaattgtttacctggagagagacctgcctaggagggggaaaccctgtaTCCTagcgcactccctccctctatgcaattgcttgaaataataaagtatctgactttgctgcacccaaccaaaaagtaagaactaagtttttctccgacacacaATAATGCAAGATTATGTATTAATTTAAAAGATATTCGAGTTTTACACATAGGGAATGTTTTTAATCCTTACCATTTGAGCAATCTACACCTGTCCAGTTAGGGTCACAAGTGCAGGTACCACTTTCTTGAAGGTATGTCCCATGACCAGAGCACTGGTCTGGACACATTGTCTTCAGTATTTCACAGTTACTACCACACCATCCTGGATTACAGCGGCACTCTCCATGGATACACACACCATGACTGGAACAGGCTGGGTCTAAGCAATcagctggagagaaaaaaaatactctTTAATATGTTATTATTAACAATTACAATAGCAGCAATTATCATCCAAGGATTTTAAGCACTTTCTGAATTAATTAAAAAACTCGTGTGAGGTAAACAGTACTACACTCATTTAACAACAAACAGTAAATGGAGATATGAGGCGATGAGGCAAATCACAATGTTATGTAATGAGTCAGTGGAAGAACAGAGAGTAGAACTCATGAGTCCTGAGGTGGCCTCTAGCCCACCTGctttataattataataattggagatataccactctcctagaactggaagggaccttgaaaggtcattgagtccagccccctgcctttgctagcaggaccaatttttgccccagacccctaaatggcccccctcaaggactgaactcacaaccatgggtttagcaggctaatgctcaaaccactgaactatccctcccagCCCCATAAAATCAATTTGATTGAGGAGGGGAAATGGTGCTTTTTCctcctaaaaaaataaatagaaaatgacCTCCACTTTACAGCACACCAGAATGAATACGTATACAtctctaaaataaaaaaaaagcataattttTCAATGCGATGCATTTCAATCAGCATTTTCAACTGTTAAGTCTTTATAAAAATGTTGGTGGGAAAGACCATATGCAATAGAGTAACAATTTCTTCTACAATGTGAAAAATCACGATGTCTGTTCTAACAGTCAGCTTTTCTAGTGCTTCCCTCTTAGCTGATGTCAGACAGATAAAATAAATCTAGTTTTAATATGCTGAAATTATTAGACAAAACCTGCTGAAAGCAAAATATCTAGCAACCAGAATATTTTAGGATGCTTAATATAAGGTGAACAATTTGCCAGCACATGGCTtcactgggccagattttcagctggtgcaaattgacatggctccagtgaaatcaatagtgttatgctgatttacaccagctgaaaaatCTGACCCACTATGTTGTAATCTGAAATTTTAGAAACattaccagtgatgagctgccaaaatcttaacaactggctCCCTCCCCACAAGGGGGTCGTGACCCGTTCCCACTCCccgggactcctgtcccatccactCCCCTTGGCACCGGGTCAGGCCAAGCTCACAGCCTTGACGGCCCtgccgggacccctgcccccgccacccccttccctgtcccctgactgccccccgccgccccatccaacccttcctctcattactgatggcccctgccccatccaaccatcccttctccctgccccgactgcccctgaatcccctgcccctgactgcctcccactaccccatccaaccccccctccttcctgactgctcccccgggactcttgcccccattcaacccccctgttccctaccctctgaccgccccaacccctatccacccccccgaactccccaccctctatccaacccctcctccccacacacacactccctgcccccttaccgcactgcctggaggtggctaGTGGTGCTACAGCcatgctgcccggctggagccgggccacgctgCCGCCACAGAGTGCctggagcaccgggtcaggccaagctcgcagcccccctgcttcccgcagATCAACTGTTCacacgggaagcctgggagggcacAGAAGCAAGTGGCGGCTTTGCACTCAGGCCtagggaggcagaggcagagcagaggtgagctggagcaggaagCGGttcccctgcgcccccccccgggttacctgctgtGACACGAGTGGTCTCCCCACCTCAGCTCCGTCTCCACTTCACTGGGCCTGAGCGCGAAGCCGCCGCCCCGTATCTccgccctcccaggcttccgTGCGAACAGCTGATTAGTtggaagcgggggggggctgcaaaCTCGGCATGGGGGAAGCGGGatggagcgttcaggggaggaggccagggtggagcagaggtgagctggagtgggaagcggttcccctgcatgccccccCCCAGGTTACCTGCTGCCGCGtgggcagcccccctgccccagctcacctcagctccatCTTTGCCTCGCTGGGCCTGAGCGCGAAGCTGCCGCCCCACTTCTccaccctcccaggcttcccgcacgAACGGCTGATTCGTGGGAAGCGAGGGGGAGCTGCAAGCTTGGCATGGGGGAAGCAGGAAGCGGGGCAGAGCGTTCGGGggggaggcggagtggaggtgagctagggccggggggcggggcggggagctggagcacccacgggggtcGGCTAATGTACTCAGGAGGAGCggccgctccccctgctcccccccagctatgcTCCTGGGTCACTTCAACttactggttgttaaatttagaagcctgcacaggacaaccagttctaaaagggcttctaaatttaacaaccggttcccgcgaaccggtgcaaactggctccagctcaccactggacatTACTGTAGATGCCTGGGTAAATATTTCATTTACCTTCTTCACAGTTTTCTCCTTTGTACCCAGAGTTGCAGGCACAAGAACCCATGATACAGATCCCACGGCCCCCACACTGAAGATCAATACACTGGGTGGCAGGCACATCACACTCTGTACCCTTCCAACCGCTGAAACAGAGACAGCGCCCTTTGGAATACTGCCCGTTGCCACAACACAATACTGGGCAGGCTGCTGTGAAATAAAACACGACAGAAGAAttaacaaaactcttttcagtcAAGCTTTGGGAAAAAAGGAACATGTATGAAACAAGTTGCATGCCAGTTTCTTTTCCTTGGTAGATTAGTAATGACTCGTCTTTCtgcagtttatttattttaatgtaagaAAAGAATTTGGTTGAGATACCTCTTGAACAATCAGGGCCCAGAAATCCAGGAAAACAATGGCATGATTCAGAAACACACTCTCCATTTCCATGGCAATTTCAGTGGCTTtccactcagggccggctttaggaagtacGGGGCCCGATTTGAACAGTTTCGACAGGGCCCCAGCAAGGAtgaccaaaaaaacaacaacacacactTGGGGCTTGTACTCCATGGGTGGCCCTCcaagtcttcggtggcacttcagcagtgggtccttgggtttaagcattggcctgctaaaccaagggctatgagttcaatccttgagggggccatttagggatctggggcaaaaatctgtctgggggttggtcttgctttgagcagggggttgaactagaaccttctgaggtcccttccaaccctgatattctatgattcactcgctctgggtcttcggctgcactgaaggacctggAGCGCCACTGGGTAAGTAAAAAAAGTGCCTctggccagggaagggattcttagCCACTTcctccccaggcagccctgtcacagggcccgattcaggaGAATTgatggaattggcctaaagccagccctgattccACTACAGACTCTGAAAGAAAGAGTAAGAACAAAAATTCATCCAGACTTCTACCATAATACTAAAGTACAACAGAAGGTGTCTATCATCTCATTCTAAACTTCTAAACCACTAGTTACTGACAGCAAATTAAGGTAAGGTACTTACAGAACCATGTATGTTGTTTGTTTAGTGATTGTAAGTAAATAGTGGCTAATTTCCTGTAATTAATGCTTGTGGTATCCTATTACACTTTGTTAGAACAAGAAGCTCAAGATTTAAACAGTAAAATGATAGTTACTTTATGCTCATAATACTGCCTAATGCTACTTAATGAACATTTCAAAAAAGCATCGTCCTTTGTGAACCACACATCATGGGAGGCTTTCATACTTCAATTACTAaactattaaaatacattttctatATCTTTTGTTGAGTGATGAAAAAAACATAATAAATTCAACATTAGTGAAAACAACCCAGAGTATTTAACTCAGAAAACTCATCTCTGGTTTTAACAGAATGCTCAGATTGCAGCGTTTGGTGAAAACTTCGGAGATTGTGCTTACCTATAGCAATGGTATTAAAAGACACCTGCTCTGCATTTTTCCCATCATTATAAAAAGCCAGATGCCAGATTCCAGAATCCAAATACTGGATAAAACCTGCCTCATGGAGACTGATAGACCTTGTCTGTTGGCCTGCTCTCTCTGACTCAAGCAGGTTGCGCTGTTGTCTTGCGATCAACCTGCTACcatcaaggagttccacaaagTCATACTACAAGGGAGGAATGTGCAAAGGGTTTATTATCCACTTATTGCTCTTTTTAGTTACCGTTTGCATATTTTTTTCTATAATTTAGCAGTTATGAAATGTGCCAGCCCCAGAAACTGCAGTTGCATATTCCTTCACAGAACAAATAGTACAGAGAGTGGCAGTGCAAACTTCTCCACAATCTCATATAATATGCATTCAGCTTGACCTGGAGAGATCCCTTCTAGAACAGAGAAGATAaaatctcaggctatgtctacatggcCCCACAATTCGACTATGGGGGTGTGAACTGAAGCCTGCATTAGCATGTGGTGTTGTAACGCCCCCGTGTGGACGCTTGCTGGCATAAAcgaaagcaggggttctcaaacttttgtacccgtgacccctttcacatagcaaacctctgagtgtggccccccccccaataaattaaaaacttggtttttatatttaacactattataaatgctggaggcaaagcggggtttggggtggaggctgacagctcaggaCCCACCAtgtaatagccttgtgaccccctgagggatcctgacccccagtttgagagcccctgaatTAAAGGACTATGTTAATGTGAATGAAATACCTTTCAGTTTACAAttgcagcatccacatgggggaggTACAGCACAACATGCTAGTGTGTGCTACAGGTCtcacgccccccgcccccacgccATAGTCCAAACTGCAgagccatgtagacaagctcccAGTGTTTGTCCGTTCTTTCACTCCTCTTGATGAGATTTCTAAGGAGAATGCCAAGTAATGCCAATTATCATGTGATATTGACACCTGACCACCAATTCATTTAACATTAATTTGCAGAACAAAAATGTCAGATGAGGTTAGCTTGCAGTCACAATCTGCAGATTTGAGCTGGCCACCTGCAGGTGAAAGACTCATTCCATATTGACTGTGCCATATAAATTAACTAATAAGAATATCCTGCCCCAATCCATTACCCTTTGCTGCTTCTTTTGTTTCACAATCCAAGGTATGTTCTCTgttggtgtaattccactgacttcaatagagatACTACTGCAGAAAATATAGCCTtacacataggcggcaggtttgtataatttttggtggggcccaaaatggtggtgcccccccgctcccgccctgtaagccgatataaaatgaagctaca
The nucleotide sequence above comes from Mauremys mutica isolate MM-2020 ecotype Southern unplaced genomic scaffold, ASM2049712v1 Super-Scaffold_100221, whole genome shotgun sequence. Encoded proteins:
- the LOC123360174 gene encoding teneurin-3-like, encoding MESGSVSPPPTQPVPRNTLSRSAFKFKKSSECCSWKVKLGGFAQENNTIDSGELDIGQRAIQEVPPGIFWRSQLFIDQPQFLRFNISLQKDALIGVYGQKSLPPSHTQYDFVELLDGSRLIARQQRNLLESERAGQQTRSISLHEAGFIQYLDSGIWHLAFYNDGKNAEQVSFNTIAIAACPVLCCGNGQYSKGRCLCFSGWKGTECDVPATQCIDLQCGGRGICIMGSCACNSGYKGENCEEADCLDPACSSHGVCIHGECRCNPGWCGSNCEILKTMCPDQCSGHGTYLQESGTCTCDPNWTGVDCSN